In Suricata suricatta isolate VVHF042 chromosome 14, meerkat_22Aug2017_6uvM2_HiC, whole genome shotgun sequence, one DNA window encodes the following:
- the LOC115277509 gene encoding transmembrane protein 132D-like, producing AQDAAPLSELRLDSNVAVRLPSRPVKQGDVVTAYVSLAGNSTVDLFVLRIPSSPRGNSQHVYTVGLRGQPDARSPWDRHGQPWLWKADAEARELTEPGVRTQARPARR from the exons GCCCAGGACGCGGCCCCGCTCAGCGAGCTGCGTCTGGACAGCAACGTGGCCGTCCGGCTGCCCTCCAGGCCCGTGAAACAAGGGGACGTGGTCACCGCCTACGTCAGCCTCGCCGGCAACTCCACCGTGGACCTCTTCGTTCTGAG GATACCCAGTTCTCCCCGCGGGAATTCCCAGCACGTCTACACCGTCGGCCTCCGTGGTCAGCCGGACGCCCGCTCGCCGTGG GATAGACACGGGCAGCCCTGGCTTTGGAAAGCAGACGCAGAAGCGCGGGAGCTGACGGAGCCGGGGGTGAGGACACAGGCCCGGCCGGCTCGCCGCTGA